The genome window GGGCGAAAGCCTGCGAAAAGAGCGGGAAATACTGTATCTTTCAAGAAAGTTGGTGGAACTCAAGACCGACGTAGTTTTAGGCGTGACCTGGAACAAGCTCGCGTGGGAAAAGTAGAACGCCAGGCAAGAACAATCAAGCAAGGAAAGCAATCATGATGTTAAAAACAGTCCTGATCGATAGCAGCGCCGTGGCGCGCGGTCTGCTGAACTCGGTTCTGACCGATGGCGGCTACGATGTCTGCGGGCAGACGCATACCAGCGCGCTGGGACTGGCGCTGCTGGTCAAGCACCACCCGCATTTCGTCTGCATCGCGCGCGAGCAGGTGGAAGACGGGACGAATGTTGTGCAAACCATCCGCGCCCAGTATCCGAAAACGCTCATTTTCATGGTCTCGGGCGGCATCGACGCCGCTTCGCTGCAGGCGGCGCACGCCATGGGCGTATCGGGCTTCATCGTGAAACCCTTCATGGCCGACACGGTCCTGAAAACCGTGCGCAATACGGTCATT of Janthinobacterium sp. PAMC25594 contains these proteins:
- a CDS encoding response regulator, producing the protein MLKTVLIDSSAVARGLLNSVLTDGGYDVCGQTHTSALGLALLVKHHPHFVCIAREQVEDGTNVVQTIRAQYPKTLIFMVSGGIDAASLQAAHAMGVSGFIVKPFMADTVLKTVRNTVIAMVRKQQQALAAAAQGNT